Part of the Flagellimonas eckloniae genome, CTTTTTTGGCTCCACCATCAATATGATATTGTGCCATTTCCAAAGTTGTAAAAATACCGGTACATTCTGCAACAATATCTGCACCCACTTCATCCCATTTCAAATTTTTGGGGTCACGTTCAGCTGTGATTCTAATTGTTTTTCCGTTTACAATAAGGTTTCCATCCTTAACTTCAACTGTTCCGTCAAATCTTCCGTGAACAGAATCGTATTCAAGCAGGTATGCGAGATGCTCAACATCCAACAAATCGTTTATCGCCACAACATCTACGTTGTCTCTCTTTACAGTAGCCCTAAAGACTAATCTTCCTATTCTACCGAATCCGTTAATTCCAATTTTTAAATTTGACATTTTTACTCTGTTTGATTTAAATTTATGTTGTCATGATATCGGAAACCCGTATAAGTTCCTTATCAACTTCTGTATGTGCTTTAATTGCTTCACTAATTGGCGTAAGAATAAGTTTGGTGTCCCTTATACCTACCATATAGTTTGATTTTCCCTCTAAAAGACTTTCAACTGCTTTCACTCCCATTCTACTTGCCAATACCCTATCAAAACAGGTTGGATTTCCTCCTCGCTGCATATGTCCCAATACAGATACCCTAACATCATATATGGGTAAATGTTCTTCAACATATTCCTTCAGTTCAAAAACATTTTTCCCAATCTTATCACCTTCTGCAACAATAACTATACTGGAAGATTTACCTGATTTCTTGCTTCTTTTCAAGGAATCCAACAAACGTTCCAAACCTAGATTCTGCTCTGGAATCAAAATCTCTTCCGCCCCTGCTCCAACACCAGCGTTCAATGCGATATGTCCTACATCCCTTCCCATAACTTCAACAAAAAACAATCTGTTATGTGAACTTGCCGTATCCCTAATCTTATCTATAACATCTACAACAGTGTTTATGGCAGTATCAAAACCAATGGTATAACTGGAACCTAAAATATCATTATCTATGGTTCCCGGAATTCCCATTATAGGAAAATTGAATTCTTCATTAAAGGCCAAAGCTCCTGCAAAACTTCCATTACCGCCAATTACAACAAAAGCATCAATCTTAGCTTTTTTAAGTTGTTCATGTGCCTTTTTCCGGCCTTCTGGAGTTCTAAATTCTTCGCACCTGGCAGATTTCAGTATAGTGCCGCCTTTATTAATAATGTTATTTACGCTACGGGCGTCCATGGGTTTAAAATCACCATCTATCATTCCTTCATATCCTCTGTAAATACCAACACATTCTATTTTAAGATATGCACAAGTGCGAACTACGGAACGAATGGCAGAGTTCATTCCGGGAGAGTCTCCCCCAGATGTAAACACCCCTATTTTCTTAATTTCTGAAGCCATTCAAAATTTTAAAAGATCAAAGCTAGGAAACTTTATTTAATTAATGAATGACATATTAACTAATTTATTTTCAGACGTTTTCGCAAACGTTTTCGTAAATTTTTAATCAAAAAAAAGTAAAAATATAACCTTAGTTGAGGATTCCTTTTGTAGTGTTTTCCTTTGGAGTAAATCTAATGAGGCTATCTTTTCCCATAATTTCCTTGGACTGTTTTTGTTCAAGTGGAGTAGACTGTTTTTGCTGTTTTTGAAATATTTTTTGCATCAGTTCCTTAAAACTATTAAAATCAACCTTATAGGAAAGACCCACCCCTTGTGTGTACCCTTGTCGTTCTGCCAAAAACTGTTGAATTTGATTTTCCCTATTAAAGATTTTTGCACTTAAGGTTCCTTCTTCATTCAACAATACCTGTACCTCAACATCTCCGGCAACCACACTTTCAGATACTCCACCAACTGGCACTCCTACCCTTCCATTTACCAGGATTCTATCAGATATCTGGGTTGATACCGTTACACCAATTCTGTCCTCGGTACGAATATCAGCACTGGTATCCAAATATCCTTGTTCATAGGAAAGCCCAAGATTGAACTTATCACTGCCACTATCTAAAATTTGGTTGAGTAATCCGGAAGCTGTTTGAATAAGGTTTCCCGTTACTGCCTGTTGGTTTATTCCGGACTGTTCATTTACAAAAGTTCCTTGTGCCAAAAGGAAGAAGGCATTCCGTTCTTTTACAGTTGGATCTTGTAGTCTATACTCCAACTCTGATTGCACAACCGAATTGGTTCCTGGAAAATCAATGTCAAAATTAATATTAGGGCTTTCCAGTTCACCATCTAAACGTACAACAACCTCTGTTGGTATTCTTGCACTATACTCTTGGCTATCCAAAAGGGGTGCAGGGTTAGCGTTTAAAGCATATACTGCTTCCAAATTAAGTTGTGCTGCCAATGGGTCCCGTTCCCAAAGAATGGTTCCCCCTGGGCGAACCTGAAATTTTTTATCGATTACACCCCCATATTTAAAATTGTATTCTCCAGTAACTGCGACAAATTCCCCATACATGTTAAACTTACCGTTTGTATTGATTTCTATTAAAAGAATACCTTCACCAGTACCTTTTAATGAACTTCCGGTGCTCTGGTCAACCACTATTTCAACTTCGGCCTGTGGGGTCACTGCCAAATCAAAGGCCATTTCCAAGCCTTGATAATCTTGAAGCACGCGTTCTTCCCTAAATGATTCCGAAGTGCCTTTTTCAATAAAATTTATAAAGGAATAGTCTCCAACGCTGGTCACATCACTTAGAGGAATCTTTAATGATGTACCTCTGGCCGTACTTGCGTCCACGGCAATGGTAAGTGCATCTATCGGGCCATAAATACTCCCTGTTCCATTTATAAAACCAGTGCCATAGTACAAGGATTCTTCATCAAACTCCGTATTCAAAATCATAAAACGGTCATTGTTGGTATCCAAATCCAGATCAAGGGACCAATCATCAAAAGCTGTATGGTTAATTGTTCCATCTAGGGTTGCTGTGGTGCCTTCGGTTACATCGGACAAACCAATATTCTCAAAATAGAATGTTTGATCAAAAAGACGAACACGTGAATATGGGGCAAAATCATAATCCACGTTAAGATAGGGAATGCCAATTCCTGCATCGCTTAAACTTAGTGCCCCATTTATTGAAGGGTTGGAAACCTTTCCAGTTATTTTGGCATATCCATCAACACTTCCCCTTATGTTTGAAATGACACCATCTCCCAAGGGACTGAATGGTTCTAATGCAAGGCCTGTAAAGTTTGCGGATAAATCAAGTTGTCTGTTGTTATTTACATTGGATACATTTCCATTTATGCTCAATTTCTCTTGACCATTGTCATTTAACCATGTGCTCACACCAAACTGGGTAAGGTCGTTATTTCCAAAAATACCTATTTCAAGATCTCCCAACCGCATGTTGTTCACACTAAAGTCTTCAACATTTAGACTAGAAGTGGGGAGATATTTTCCATCTTTTTGTAGAATATTGAGGAAACCATTCACAGAACCCTCCAGTTTAAGACTATCTATTACAGGAGTTATTTTATTTAAGGAAACAATTTTGAACTGAAGCGCGAGGTCTTTATATGTAGAATCTGCCAATTCTCCCCGCAGTCTTATTTGTTCTTCATTATTGTTGTCCATAACAACTTCCTCTATCCGAATGCTATCTAGAGTTCTGTTAACAATGACTTTGTTCTTGTCATTTCCATCTTTATTCAAGATCCAGGTGTTTCCTTTGAAATTCACATCGGACTTTTTTAATCCAATGACCGATTTGTTTTCTTTGTTGAATGTATGATAGAAATTTAGGTTATAACTATCATCAAACCCACTTCCTCCGGTAAACTCGGTTCTAAAGAAAAGTGTGTCCTTCAATGTGGTATTGATAAGACTGAAATCTTTAACATCATAATACACCGTGGACATATCTTCTACTGATACGAATGTATTGAATAGAGGATTTTTGTTATCGATTTTAAGTTCAATATTATCAAAGTCATTTCCATAGGCTTTAATACTTGGAGATTTAAACGTAAGTTTGAAATCGCCCTCGTCCGAAACAATATTTCCCCGTATAAAGGTATTTGCATCAAAAGTTACCTCTGGAAAAAATACATCTACAATTTTATTGTAAATCTTGAAATTAAAACTAAGTTCTTGACCATCTGAAATTTCAAAGGGCTTGTAATTGGTATAAATGCTTCCTACGGAGTTTTGCACCAACTTACCAATTTCTCCAATCTTAAACTTTCCTTTTACATAGCCAGTGATAATATCTGGGGAATTTATATCTATTGTTCTTACAGTATCTTGGTCAAATGATGAGGAAACCGCGAAATCATCAAAATAGTAGGTTTGATTTATGTTTTGATAGGTAGTGCTTGAAAATCGTATTTGTCCTTCGATATTGTCCAAGGTATTTCCCGTAATATCCATATTTAAATCGCCTTTAAAAATGGAAATACTGTCATTAATGAAATTCAGCTTTTTTAAATCCGCATGGGCAACGGAAGCAATAAAATTGAAATTATTGGAATTCTCTCCAAAATCTGCCAATCCCTTAAAATCAAACTGAATATTTTCATCCCTGCTTACCAGATTCCCATCAAACAGTTTTTCTTTTAGAATTCCCGAAACTTTGAGATTGTTGTATTCATAATCGTTAAATTCTAGCTTATAAACCTCTCCTATTACCTCTGTATTCAGGTATTCCGCTATAAAACCTTTTCCTTCAACATTTACATCCAAACTAGCCTTTCCCAATTGTTTATTCTCGATAAAACTTCCCAAATCAAAATCAATAAGAGATATAAACCCTCTGTACGATGCATCATCGATGGTTTGAATATTGGTCATCTGCAAATCAGTATAACTATTGCCAATTGCAGTATTCAAATTTATTTGGACATCCAATGAAGTCTCTGTAACCTCGGCATCTCCGCGAATTGTAAACTGACCCAGCTTTTGAACAGAAGACGGAATATTCTTCCCAAGAAGATTGGGCAACAATGATCTTAGCTGATAATAGCTAGAGGTAATATTGTTGATTTCGCCACGCATAATAAAAGGAGCTTGGTCGCTGAACATATTATCAAACTCAAAATCCCCCCGTATACCTGTATTTTCAGTCTGAACAAATAACTCATCAACACTTAGTCCATTAAGCACCCCACTCATTTTTCCAGAAAACAAAACTTCCTTGCTCCCACCAAATTCATTGTAGAATCTATTGATATCATTTAGAGCAACTGTGGATTCAGTAAATGCAGCGTCAACTTTTACTTTGTTCAAAAAATCCGAAAAATCTTCCCTATTATAATTAAAAACCAAACCACCTTTGAGTGCCGATTCTTTGGTTTTGATTCGTAAGGAATCAAAACGCATTTGTTGTTTGGTATACTTAAAGTCTGTTGAAAGATTTTCTAATCGGATACCTCTTTCACTCAAGAATGATAAATTTTCAACCCCAAGGGTAACCTCAGGCCCCAAAATTTGAAAATCGGTTGCCAGTATACTCAAATCCGTAAAGTTCAGTATTTCCTCTGCTTCATCGTTCTCATCGGAAAGTTTGAATCTTCCTTCTGAAATCTGAATTTCATCCGAAGACATAAAAAAAGGAAGGGTTCCGGGCGCCCTCGGTTTTCCATCATCCAATTTATCTACAAAAATATCCAGATTGGTGTCCCTTTCGCCCTCGTAGGTTTTCAAATTAAAAAAAAGTCCATCAATCTCAATATCGCCAAACTTCATTTCACCATTGGCCATATTCCTTAAGTTTAAGATAGAGGTGGACAGTTTTTGGATGTAGGCCAGCGTATCCTTTTTATAATCTTCTACATAAATACCCTTTATTCCGGTATTTAAATTGAACAGGGACAGGCTAAGGCGATCTATGAAAATATTCGTGCCAAATTCCTCATTAATGGTTTTTGTGGCATATTTGGCCATCCTGGTCTGTACTGCCGGAATTGAAAGTATTAAAGAGCCCAATACCATTATTAGCAGAATAGCTAATAAAAATCGTAACAGTATTTTCCTTAATTTTCTGATAGGGCTTTATGTTTTACCTTTGCTCAACCAATTTTTGTTCCAAAACCTGTGGCAATTAAAAAAATTTACATTCTTGCAATTGAATCTTCTTGTGATGATACTTCTGCAGCTGTTTTATGCAATACAAAAGTGCTAAGCAATGTGGTGGCAACACAAGAAATACACAAGAAATATGGCGGTGTGGTCCCAGAGTTAGCATCTAGAGCCCATCAACAAAATATAGTTCCGGTGGTACATCAAGCCTTGGCCGAAGCAAATATCGATAAAAAACAACTATCTGCCATAGCTTTTACAAGAGGGCCAGGACTTATGGGTTCTTTATTGGTTGGAGCCTCTTTCGCCAAATCATTATCATTGGGACTCAGTATTCCATTGATTGAAGTAAACCATATGGAAGCTCATATTTTGGCGCATTTCATTGATGATGAAGGTATGACCGCTCCTACCTTTCCTTTTTTGGGTATGACAATAAGTGGTGGACATACACAAATTGTTAGGGTGAACAATTATTTTGACATGAAAGTATTGGGTGAAACCTTAGATGATGCTGTTGGCGAAGCCTTTGATAAAAGTGCAAAATTAATAGGATTGCCCTATCCGGGTGGTCCATTAGTAGACAAAAATGCACAACTTGGGAACCCAAGGGCGTTTGATTTTCCAAAACCCAAAGTAGAAGGACTTAATTTTAGTTTTAGTGGATTAAAAACAAGCATTTTATATTTTGTTCAAAGAGAAACAAAAAAGAACCCTGATTTTGTAGCTGAAAACATTACCGATATCTGTGCTTCAGTACAGTTTACCATATTGGAAATATTAATGGATAAGCTCAAACTGGCCGTTAAGCAAACGGGTATCGAACAGGTAGCCATAGGAGGTGGCGTTGCCGCCAACTCCGGTATACGGGCAAGACTCAAAGACGCTGAAGAAACATTGGGGTGGAAAACATACATTCCAAAATTTCAATATTGTACGGACAATGCCGCAATGATTGGTATAGTTGGCTATTTGAAATTTCAGGAAAAACAATTCACGGATCAACGTGTTGGGGCCAAAGCCAGATATGCAATTGGAAGTTGATTTTTGGTGAAACTAATTTTATTTTAACATAAAATGCCATATAACGAGGAAATAGCAATTAGAATTCGACATGCAGTAGCACTATTTCCAGAAGAATTCACTGAAAAGAAAATGTTTGGAGGAGTCGCTTTTTTGTACAAGGGAAAAATGACTGTGGGTCCAGTTAAGAATGATTTGATGGTTCGCGTGGTAGGTACTAAAATGGATGTTGTTTTAAGGCAAGAACATGTTAGACCAATGGATTTTACAGGTAAAGCTATGAAGGAGTTTATTTTTGTGTCTCCTGAAGGTTTTAAAACTGAAGAACAACTTCAAAACTGGATAGAACTAGGTTTGGAGCATGCAAAAAGTAAACTGTAATATATGCAACTCTTTTACAATCCTTCCTTAGACAATAGTTTTAAACAGTTCTTTTTCTCTGCTGAAGAAAGTAA contains:
- the pfkA gene encoding 6-phosphofructokinase, coding for MASEIKKIGVFTSGGDSPGMNSAIRSVVRTCAYLKIECVGIYRGYEGMIDGDFKPMDARSVNNIINKGGTILKSARCEEFRTPEGRKKAHEQLKKAKIDAFVVIGGNGSFAGALAFNEEFNFPIMGIPGTIDNDILGSSYTIGFDTAINTVVDVIDKIRDTASSHNRLFFVEVMGRDVGHIALNAGVGAGAEEILIPEQNLGLERLLDSLKRSKKSGKSSSIVIVAEGDKIGKNVFELKEYVEEHLPIYDVRVSVLGHMQRGGNPTCFDRVLASRMGVKAVESLLEGKSNYMVGIRDTKLILTPISEAIKAHTEVDKELIRVSDIMTT
- a CDS encoding translocation/assembly module TamB domain-containing protein; protein product: MVLGSLILSIPAVQTRMAKYATKTINEEFGTNIFIDRLSLSLFNLNTGIKGIYVEDYKKDTLAYIQKLSTSILNLRNMANGEMKFGDIEIDGLFFNLKTYEGERDTNLDIFVDKLDDGKPRAPGTLPFFMSSDEIQISEGRFKLSDENDEAEEILNFTDLSILATDFQILGPEVTLGVENLSFLSERGIRLENLSTDFKYTKQQMRFDSLRIKTKESALKGGLVFNYNREDFSDFLNKVKVDAAFTESTVALNDINRFYNEFGGSKEVLFSGKMSGVLNGLSVDELFVQTENTGIRGDFEFDNMFSDQAPFIMRGEINNITSSYYQLRSLLPNLLGKNIPSSVQKLGQFTIRGDAEVTETSLDVQINLNTAIGNSYTDLQMTNIQTIDDASYRGFISLIDFDLGSFIENKQLGKASLDVNVEGKGFIAEYLNTEVIGEVYKLEFNDYEYNNLKVSGILKEKLFDGNLVSRDENIQFDFKGLADFGENSNNFNFIASVAHADLKKLNFINDSISIFKGDLNMDITGNTLDNIEGQIRFSSTTYQNINQTYYFDDFAVSSSFDQDTVRTIDINSPDIITGYVKGKFKIGEIGKLVQNSVGSIYTNYKPFEISDGQELSFNFKIYNKIVDVFFPEVTFDANTFIRGNIVSDEGDFKLTFKSPSIKAYGNDFDNIELKIDNKNPLFNTFVSVEDMSTVYYDVKDFSLINTTLKDTLFFRTEFTGGSGFDDSYNLNFYHTFNKENKSVIGLKKSDVNFKGNTWILNKDGNDKNKVIVNRTLDSIRIEEVVMDNNNEEQIRLRGELADSTYKDLALQFKIVSLNKITPVIDSLKLEGSVNGFLNILQKDGKYLPTSSLNVEDFSVNNMRLGDLEIGIFGNNDLTQFGVSTWLNDNGQEKLSINGNVSNVNNNRQLDLSANFTGLALEPFSPLGDGVISNIRGSVDGYAKITGKVSNPSINGALSLSDAGIGIPYLNVDYDFAPYSRVRLFDQTFYFENIGLSDVTEGTTATLDGTINHTAFDDWSLDLDLDTNNDRFMILNTEFDEESLYYGTGFINGTGSIYGPIDALTIAVDASTARGTSLKIPLSDVTSVGDYSFINFIEKGTSESFREERVLQDYQGLEMAFDLAVTPQAEVEIVVDQSTGSSLKGTGEGILLIEINTNGKFNMYGEFVAVTGEYNFKYGGVIDKKFQVRPGGTILWERDPLAAQLNLEAVYALNANPAPLLDSQEYSARIPTEVVVRLDGELESPNINFDIDFPGTNSVVQSELEYRLQDPTVKERNAFFLLAQGTFVNEQSGINQQAVTGNLIQTASGLLNQILDSGSDKFNLGLSYEQGYLDTSADIRTEDRIGVTVSTQISDRILVNGRVGVPVGGVSESVVAGDVEVQVLLNEEGTLSAKIFNRENQIQQFLAERQGYTQGVGLSYKVDFNSFKELMQKIFQKQQKQSTPLEQKQSKEIMGKDSLIRFTPKENTTKGILN
- the tsaD gene encoding tRNA (adenosine(37)-N6)-threonylcarbamoyltransferase complex transferase subunit TsaD, which encodes MAIKKIYILAIESSCDDTSAAVLCNTKVLSNVVATQEIHKKYGGVVPELASRAHQQNIVPVVHQALAEANIDKKQLSAIAFTRGPGLMGSLLVGASFAKSLSLGLSIPLIEVNHMEAHILAHFIDDEGMTAPTFPFLGMTISGGHTQIVRVNNYFDMKVLGETLDDAVGEAFDKSAKLIGLPYPGGPLVDKNAQLGNPRAFDFPKPKVEGLNFSFSGLKTSILYFVQRETKKNPDFVAENITDICASVQFTILEILMDKLKLAVKQTGIEQVAIGGGVAANSGIRARLKDAEETLGWKTYIPKFQYCTDNAAMIGIVGYLKFQEKQFTDQRVGAKARYAIGS
- a CDS encoding TfoX/Sxy family protein, which codes for MPYNEEIAIRIRHAVALFPEEFTEKKMFGGVAFLYKGKMTVGPVKNDLMVRVVGTKMDVVLRQEHVRPMDFTGKAMKEFIFVSPEGFKTEEQLQNWIELGLEHAKSKL